AGAGTGTGCTTAATCAAGAGTAGATATACCCGTATCTGAGTTCAAAACCCGAggtttgtcttctttttttaatccCCCGGCTCTCCGACAGAAGGAAACACCGAAGGAAACCCCACTTTTCTTTTCTGATGTGTGATTAGCACCATCGCTCTTCAAAGACACCAGGTCCAagatcctgtgtgtgtgtgtgtgtgtgagagaagagaaagagagagaaatagagagagagagagagggagggttTGGTTTTGTTCCATCTTTAGTGTCTCTTCCCTGGCTGAGAACAGGCTGAGTGTAATGCTAATGTAAACTAGCATGTTGACCCCACACGGAGAGCTCGGCTGAAGGCTGCTAATACATTCAGCTCGCCTGCTAGACCGAAGGTACAAACGCAGTTCATAAGCATGAAACAAGACTGCCATTACGGAAATAACAGTGACTATCTCATTTAGCATATTCACAGAACACTCATGTTGATATATTCTCGTACAATGGAGTACATGTGTTTTCACCCAGTAGTATTGGCTTCCTATAATACTGATTAAAAAGACATACCCTGCAGAAAAAAGGCTTGAGATTAGCATAACTAAGAGGTGCGTGGCATCACGAACAAGTGAGTTTTGATTGtcgtatttttgttttcattttgggaTTTGCTAGCATATGTTGTTCTACATTTTGACGTTTGATAAGAGAGTATCAGCTGACTAACTGTACCGCGGTATCTGTGAGGTGTCCTATAACTCCTGAAGGCGCACCAGCAGTACACATTTtccaacatactgtaaaaacgtacccctgtctacgtttctggagatcgtgaattatgtatccagaggtatatatggctgcatttcatctttaaagtgAACACTATGGGACGGTATGATGTCATTTCTTTTCGTGCTACCAGCTGGCCGATTTCCTCTCTATGGATGGCGTTTTGGCGGTAACCAGTTTGTACATTGGCTCACCACATGTATTGATGGACTTAAGAAGCAGAATGCAATGTCGGGGTttaagtccggtgaagaacggatccagaaagcaggcaagacaagaacagaaggcaaaaaataaaaaataaacaagtaaatatcagggtgagaacgtggtaaaatctgaaaacgtggtaaaagtcaggcgagggctttctggatggcttttgaaaacactattggttgggttcagggaagggggTTATCAGGGGTCTGTTCTCCTTACCTCAATTAAATGATGTAAGATGATGTGTCAGAACAGAagccgaaaaaaataaaataaataaataatcaagtaaatatcagggtgagaatgtggtaaaatctgaaaacatgggaAAAAATCAAGCGAGGGCTTTCTGAAttggtttttaaaacactattggttgggttcagggagaGGAGtgatcaggggtccgttcttcatatcttgcttaaatgatctaagatgatgtGTCAGATCCTGGATGTTAATCTTGatgactgatctctggctaatttggtctGGAAAAAAAGTCTGGATGAGCTGAtatgagatcgctgcgtgtgttgtgaaggacagatctatccatccacAAAATCATGATTGatttgattggctgacggcacagcagcgtaatgacatcatctgattaatattaaattatccaTAGGAGCAAAGTTACATACAATTCATAGTAATCAGTTTAAATATGATATGCAATAACTTTACAGCATTACTATGGGCTGCAGGTGTTACACTTCCATGTGTCAAGTGTcttaagcaatttatttagttttacattttagatcGGATTTTCTTCACTATAGTAGCCTTTAGGCCTATTTTAGTTTCTTAATTGGTGTaaggaatttaaattaattttgcatcaaaaagcatttttaatttgttataggcgtctgcaacttttgcaattgtactaaagctggatcggtaccttaaaatagtatgcatttgtatctaaaaaatccatattaataaatgttctctgTGATCCCCTTGGAGAGAACCatcttgttatatatatatatatatatatatataggggcgacgtggtggcgcagaaggtagtgctgttgcctcacagcaagaaggtgactggttcgagcctcgactgggtcagttggtgtttgtgtgtggagtttgcatgttctccctgtgttgtgcgggtttcctttgggtgcctcagtttccccacagttcaaacacatgcggtacaggtcaattgggtaggctaaatggtccgtagtgcatgtgtgtgaatgggtgtttgtggatgtttcccagtgatgggttgcagctggaagggcattcactgcgtaaaaacatgctggataaattggtggtttattccgctgtggcgacctcggattaataaagggactaaggtgaaaaaaggaattaatgaatatatatattattaattattataaattataatttttaaaaactattttcctATTTTCCCCAGTGTATATTACCTATAGGTTACTTCTGTAGGAAAACATCAGCATtcagtacatactttcagtatcacCTTTGCTTGAAATatgccgatctaatcctgttcatATGAATAAAGCTGCTGCtcctgagcaggtttgagctaccagacctgttgctatgacaacaactctcagatcagttttgaagaacaaaacgatcctggatcatgtcaaattttCAATAACCAAATctagctaactgagtaatccacgtatgaagaacagaccccaggtcaATCAGTGCTGTTGAAAACACTactggttgagtttagggatggaggaaggtgggtcagtcgatcagtcagtcagtctacagcggcctctggtggatttacgtgagaacagcaggcgagaataacactcatgagagaaatttgagatctgaaaaagcgtacacagtgacctctggtgaattagagaaaaaaaatgcaaagaaatgtagctcctgggacatatttggcgttctccagaaatgtacataggggtacgtattcagaatgagcctgggttgacatttTTAACCtctccctaattaaacacacctacatcagctcatcagaacattagaagagactccaaaacctgaagttaagtgagacatataaaaaaatgtaccgttggtgtgcctccaggaacagggttggggagCACTCCTACAACTAAAGCAGGTGAAGAGTGTCAGATCAGTGGTGTGTGTGGGAGTGCTGAGGTaaagggctgtgtgtgtgtgtctgggctCCGGGCTCCAGCTCAGGGGCCGACCAGCGTCTCTTGCGGGGCCGATGTGTGTTCTGGAGTTCAGTGCCGGATGGAGGCTCTCTGCTGCCCCCCGGTGGGCCCCGGCTCTCGCTGGGGGCGAGGTTGGGTTTGTGTGTGGGTGTAGGGGTCAGGGCCAGACACACGTCTCCTGTGCTGAGCTGTCGACACTGCAGGCCGTACAGCTGCGCGCTCCGCTGGGGACTGCAAGACGACCAGCCGCGGTCCCGCACGAAGAACGGGTACTCCGATAACACCGTCAGAAGCTCCTGAACAACAACAGAGAATAGTTCAGTCAGTTGCTTTATGCAGTTGATTATAGACATAATGATCTACCCAAGCACCGGATAACTGGAATACCCTAGTGTAATAAACCCAAAGGTTTCCTGTTTACTTTGGGTATTTCTGATCTCAGCGAGGTGATGTTTGGGTCTGCTATTTCAAGCATTTAATGCTTATAAATGGCGAGCCACTACTCATTTAATTAGTGTGGAAATGAGACAATGACCAAACCTTTTTACTTCTCCAGTCAAATTAATGAAAGGCACAGTGGTACACTGGAAATCTGACAATTAGCCAATCAACAAAACTGTCTCAAGATCCTTAACCACACAATAAACTCCCCAAAATATCATATAATAACTGCATTTTCCTTTTGGTATAGGTTTTTGGAGGTGTGCTTAGCAAGGAGAAAGAGAATTCAGGTGAATAAAGGACAAACAATTCTCATCGTCATGCATTCTATAGGAGACAGTAGATATGTTCTATATATAGAGCAATTCAGACAGTGTAAATATGCCTTATTGAAACCATAGAGTACTGTAGAGTAAGTACAATGTCTTTAGATCTTTTATAGATCTGTTCTTACTGTTATTTGACCTAAAAACTCCAGTTACATCACATCACTGTCATTTCCAAACCCCAAGTCATTCACGGTATAGTGAAGTGCACACTGGAAGTAGTATGTCATTTAGGCAACTCTTTTATGACTGTTCCTTATACTGTTTTAGACAATTAAACCACAACAGCATTTCCAAAATTCAGTGCAAATTTCCACTACTGGTCAATCCTCACTTCATTATCACTGCTTCTGTTTTCATTTAAACTCTCTGAATTTGAACACTGAGCTTCCACATTACTGGACAATCATTTACTCAATGTACAAAGCTGACTACTTTATTAGAGACTCTCTtctcaataatgttttttttccttagGTGAACTCAGCCAGAACTTTTCAGAGAACATTCACTTTTATCTCAGAGATTTATATCAGCATCAACAAATTCATGATCTCTATGTGCACGTGACTGCTGGTTCAGTCGTTGCATCAGGAAGAGGTTTCAAGTTCATTTTCATGGTTAcccgtgtttgtgtgtatatttttcCTCATTATTCTGGTAGACTGTGGACATCACTAGTAAAATGTGTCTTCACTTGAGCTGTGCTTATACAGTCAAGTCTGGAATCATGCCGCAAGTGTGTGAATCATTCCAGGGTTGACtgtagtttcatttgtgtatgcatgtgtgttgaGCTGGACTAACCTGAGTGTTTCGGTCTGTGAGCAAGACCTGCAAGTGGTTGAATCCGTAAGTGGGTCCTGGTGAGATCAACAGAATAGTGCAGGAGCTCAGGTGAAACTCCGGCAAGGTGTCAGCACTGCGCAAAAAGTCTTCTGTCTTCAGCTCCTCCACCCTTTTCAGATGGCCACCAGCTAGTTCAATCAGGGAACCTTTGGCAAAATGAGGTAGGACTGCAGAAGGTGGAGGGTCTGGACCCATGAGCACAGCAAGGGGAGGGCGGCAGGGTCCTGCTGGAGAACTCCAGTCTGTCTCTACACCATGGCTGTTGTGTTGGTTCTGGGAGCTCCTTGCGGAGCAGGACAGGGGAGATCTCGGCtgtggaaacacttgagggttcTGCTGAGCAGAAGGACAAAGAGACCCCAGAGTATAGTAGATCTGAGCTCCGGCCGGAGAGGCACTACCACCAAAATGGTCCTGAGAAGTGATGGCCTTCCCTGCCTTTGTGTCAGGTGAGGGGGGCATTGAAGCTTTGGGTGTTCCCCGAGGGTCCCTGTCCCACGGTGAGGAATGTGCACTTGTACTCACTTGTGGCGGAAGGCGCTTCTCAGGGGTCTGTCTGCTTGTGTTCTCCTGTCTTCTTCTGCCATTGGCATGTGGAGCATCTAACCTGCTGACGCTGTCATTCCCATAGTCGTTGCAGGAGGGCACCCTTCTGCTGAACCCAGACTTGCAGTCTTGGCCATCGATGCCGTTGTGCCGCCTACTCTGGTACCTGAGTCTGCTGTCGGGGAGGCTGTCGGGCGGATAAACGGCAGGCTGTGGGAAGACATGGGGGGAGAACAGAGATGAGCTGTAGTCTGGCCGACTGAGGCCACAGGACCACATTTCCCTGGAATCCCCACTGTAGACACTCTTGAATGTGGGCACGGAGAGGAGCGGCTGCATGTTAATGTGAGGGATGTCGCTGCTGAGCCAGCGAGAGTGCTGAGGAACACTCTGCTCCAGTCCTCCATCCACACCCCGTCCACACAGCGCCTCTCTCC
The nucleotide sequence above comes from Danio rerio strain Tuebingen ecotype United States chromosome 23, GRCz12tu, whole genome shotgun sequence. Encoded proteins:
- the zmp:0000000926 gene encoding uncharacterized protein zmp:0000000926 — encoded protein: MNPSPDRSKECLPPKKRESRQGSTDQPAPEDDFKPPAPFRSRRPHQPTEGPREGGDLLPPVPLPLPWPVSYTPSIHPHTYLPLQLGERRGSWREALCGRGVDGGLEQSVPQHSRWLSSDIPHINMQPLLSVPTFKSVYSGDSREMWSCGLSRPDYSSSLFSPHVFPQPAVYPPDSLPDSRLRYQSRRHNGIDGQDCKSGFSRRVPSCNDYGNDSVSRLDAPHANGRRRQENTSRQTPEKRLPPQVSTSAHSSPWDRDPRGTPKASMPPSPDTKAGKAITSQDHFGGSASPAGAQIYYTLGSLCPSAQQNPQVFPQPRSPLSCSARSSQNQHNSHGVETDWSSPAGPCRPPLAVLMGPDPPPSAVLPHFAKGSLIELAGGHLKRVEELKTEDFLRSADTLPEFHLSSCTILLISPGPTYGFNHLQVLLTDRNTQELLTVLSEYPFFVRDRGWSSCSPQRSAQLYGLQCRQLSTGDVCLALTPTPTHKPNLAPSESRGPPGGSREPPSGTELQNTHRPRKRRWSAPELEPGAQTHTHSPLPQHSHTHH